The Glycine soja cultivar W05 chromosome 8, ASM419377v2, whole genome shotgun sequence genome has a window encoding:
- the LOC114422120 gene encoding nudix hydrolase 18, mitochondrial-like, with protein sequence MPWLFNFVPFCLASFIHSYVMGLFFSRNLPFNLFLFSKKASGDLFPEQLDNMMCLVARTGRHLQRYDDGCRQVVGCIPYRYKRKGSQNKELEVLVISAQKGNGMQFPKGGWESDESMEQAALRETIEEAGVVGNVESKLGKWFYKSKRQDTMHEGYMFPLLVKKQLENWPEKNIRKRTWMTIDEAKQACPHPWMKEALDVLVSRQPQFWALQSHTTEGLTTNKRSMLETEISRMYVRERSINRTHSVDV encoded by the exons ATGCCATGGTTATTCAATTTTGTTCCCTTTTGCCTCGCTAGCTTCATTCATTCGTACGTCATGGGTCTCTTCTTCTCAAGAAATCTGCCTTttaatctctttcttttctcaaaGAAAGCCTCTGGGGATTTGTTTCCCGAGCAACTCGACAACATGATGTGTCTCGTTGCCCGCACTGGCAGGCACTTGCAGCGCTACGACGATGGTTGTCGCCAAGTTGTGGG ATGCATTCCATACAGATACAAGAGAAAGGGAAGCCAAAATAAGGAATTAGAGGTTTTGGTGATTAGTGCTCAGAAAGGCAATGGAATGCAGTTCCCAAAG GGAGGTTGGGAGAGCGACGAATCCATGGAGCAGGCTGCTTTAAGGGAGACCATAGAGGAAGCTGGGGTCGTTGGCAACGTCGAA AGTAAATTGGGTAAATGGTTTTATAAGAGCAAACGCCAAGACACGATGCATGAGGGATATATGTTCCCTTTGCTTGTGAAGAAGCAATTAGAGAATTGGCCAGAGAAGAACATTCGGAAACGAACATGG ATGACAATTGATGAAGCAAAACAAGCGTGTCCACATCCTTGGATGAAGGAGGCTTTGGATGTGTTGGTCAGTAGACAACCTCAATTTTGGGCGTTGCAAAGTCACACAACAGAAGGACTAACAACTAACAAGAGATCGATGCTAGAGACAGAAATTTCTAGAATGTACGTCAGAGAGAGATCTATCAACAGAACTCATTCAGTAGATGTATAA